A DNA window from Alistipes sp. ZOR0009 contains the following coding sequences:
- a CDS encoding ABC transporter ATP-binding protein → MIKTNNLKFKYKDKTILRGINLNVPIGSVYGFIGKNGEGKTTTLKLLLGLLPTPKNTIYYENKLFEENKVKILSNVGNLIETPCYYDNLTAFENLKYLNYIHKCGIDRIYYCLELVKLMEVKDKKVKYFSTGMKQRLGIAMAIFHNPQVLYLDEPLNGLDPEGIHEIRNIITNLKDLRKTIVISSHILNELDKVCTHIGILHNGNLSFQGEIKDLHKIGKRIIQIKSSNTKVAIDICKNNNFTVLNHCNENIEIQINNDKEFNKIVRLILDYNIDIYNIKSSDFDLEMAYMSTIN, encoded by the coding sequence ATGATCAAAACAAATAACCTTAAATTTAAATATAAAGACAAAACAATTCTAAGAGGAATTAATTTAAATGTTCCTATCGGATCTGTTTATGGGTTTATTGGAAAAAATGGAGAAGGTAAAACAACTACGCTCAAATTATTGTTAGGATTATTACCAACACCAAAGAATACTATTTATTATGAAAATAAACTATTTGAAGAGAATAAAGTCAAAATATTATCAAATGTAGGAAATCTAATAGAAACCCCTTGTTATTATGACAATTTAACAGCTTTTGAAAACTTGAAATATCTAAATTACATTCATAAATGTGGTATAGATAGAATCTATTATTGTCTAGAACTTGTAAAGTTAATGGAAGTAAAAGATAAAAAAGTAAAATATTTTTCCACAGGAATGAAACAGCGATTGGGAATAGCTATGGCTATTTTCCACAATCCTCAAGTTTTATATTTAGATGAACCATTAAATGGATTAGATCCAGAGGGAATACATGAAATAAGAAACATCATAACAAACCTTAAAGATTTGCGTAAAACTATAGTTATTTCAAGTCATATCTTAAACGAACTAGACAAGGTTTGCACACATATAGGAATATTGCATAATGGAAATTTATCTTTTCAAGGTGAAATTAAAGATTTACACAAAATAGGCAAAAGAATTATACAAATAAAATCAAGCAATACAAAAGTTGCTATAGATATATGCAAAAACAATAATTTCACCGTCTTAAATCATTGCAATGAAAATATAGAAATACAAATCAACAACGACAAAGAGTTCAACAAAATTGTAAGATTAATTTTGGATTACAACATAGACATATACAATATTAAATCCAGTGATTTTGACCTCGAAATGGCTTATATGTCAACAATTAATTGA
- a CDS encoding galactosyltransferase-related protein: MKADLSDTTFLILIRLDSIHRLENILTIVKQLKHSFSTNIIVREADSYNNGILKYLLKKHISYQFVEDKDPVLYKTKHINQMIQQINTPFIALWDADIVVDKKIIIECIEKLRMKEVDVAYPYNGICYDILGGIRTLFLKKTNINILYRHIDKLNFLYHPPLYGGAVLLNRSKFIKAGMENEKHYGWGCDDFDRYERFKILEYNIFRSNKCLFHLYHSREKNSYFRNENSRNISVSERYKNHNSSKFELLKNDQNK; this comes from the coding sequence ATGAAAGCAGATTTATCTGACACAACATTTTTAATATTGATTCGATTAGATTCAATACATCGTTTAGAAAACATTCTAACTATAGTAAAACAGTTAAAACACAGCTTTAGTACCAATATAATTGTACGCGAAGCTGATAGTTATAATAACGGTATATTAAAATACTTACTAAAAAAACATATATCTTACCAATTTGTTGAAGATAAAGATCCTGTCTTGTATAAAACGAAGCACATTAATCAAATGATTCAGCAAATAAATACTCCATTTATTGCATTGTGGGATGCAGATATTGTTGTCGATAAAAAAATAATTATAGAATGTATAGAGAAATTAAGAATGAAAGAAGTTGATGTAGCATATCCTTACAATGGAATTTGTTATGATATATTAGGAGGGATAAGAACTTTGTTTCTAAAAAAAACTAATATAAATATCCTATACAGACATATAGATAAATTGAATTTTCTATATCATCCCCCATTATATGGAGGTGCTGTTTTACTAAACAGATCCAAATTTATCAAAGCAGGGATGGAGAATGAAAAACATTATGGATGGGGATGCGATGACTTTGACAGATATGAACGATTTAAAATATTAGAATATAATATTTTTAGATCAAACAAATGCCTATTTCACTTATATCATTCAAGAGAAAAAAACAGTTATTTCAGGAATGAAAATTCTAGAAATATATCAGTAAGTGAACGATACAAAAATCACAACTCTTCAAAATTTGAATTATTGAAAAATGATCAAAACAAATAA
- a CDS encoding ABC transporter permease: protein MYNLIKSEIFKNKTNYGFLLMITFPVIISLFVTILSLVNINSIIPTNLNPWVFILGRYILNIYSLLYPIIIAIFVHSVFDIERKNNNFKLLLTMPISRINIFVVKIIYLILVLYISIFTSYLFFYISGYTLHFIEADFCFTKFNSNYIIILYFSKLLASLTIIILIQFLLSLIFKSFVFPVSFCSFITLLSIMFHKNEWVEIIPYNFPHMCLCDFISGSRNISIFNLVNLMYIMIVVITCNMLIKRISV from the coding sequence ATGTACAATTTGATTAAATCTGAAATTTTTAAAAACAAAACCAACTATGGTTTTTTATTAATGATTACATTTCCAGTTATCATATCATTATTCGTCACGATTTTAAGTTTAGTAAATATTAATTCAATAATCCCGACGAATTTAAATCCATGGGTATTTATTCTTGGTCGATATATTTTAAACATTTATAGTTTGCTATACCCAATAATAATAGCAATATTTGTTCATTCTGTTTTTGATATCGAGAGAAAAAACAATAATTTCAAACTATTACTTACTATGCCAATTAGTCGCATAAACATATTTGTAGTAAAAATAATATATTTAATTTTAGTTTTATATATATCTATTTTTACCTCATACCTATTTTTTTATATTTCAGGATACACATTACATTTTATTGAAGCAGACTTTTGCTTTACAAAGTTTAATTCGAATTATATTATAATTTTATATTTTTCAAAACTACTTGCATCTCTTACAATAATTATCCTAATACAATTCTTATTAAGTCTTATATTCAAAAGTTTTGTATTTCCAGTTAGTTTTTGCAGTTTCATTACCCTTTTGTCAATCATGTTTCATAAAAATGAATGGGTAGAAATAATACCCTATAATTTTCCGCATATGTGCCTTTGCGATTTTATTTCAGGATCAAGAAACATTAGCATTTTCAACCTTGTAAATTTAATGTATATTATGATTGTTGTTATTACATGTAATATGCTTATAAAAAGAATTTCTGTCTAA
- a CDS encoding glycosyltransferase family 32 protein, whose amino-acid sequence MYLAIKKHKNIKTSKSDLLSNIENEINWDCQLHRFYYSDHVEYNQIMMCSIKHFFENESEGIILDFYFKTSKKVTIDHFKYCSILLQKYSTDERIGHITCDDFLKRKNGSDSYFFSKILHTSFIWASWRRVWEHIDSQIFDYVTFQKMSISQKISISKPFDFYWNNLNLKPDKYNNESWKSIYEYTNLINNRLSIIPTYGLFKSNKHSKENIDIIHPKFIVDDYILDLNYQELKYNISTITNNYPDGYSFIKNKLLSFSNKIVDQLIIPKIIHQVYVNQDGPPPFFKRIATTWQKKHPEWKYIFWDEKKINHLLESEFPDFIPFYESLPYDIQRWDTIRYLILYKLGGVYVDMDYECIDPIDVLLVNSSCCMALEPSINAKKHNKKQIISNAFMASIPQHSFIKNIINEIIQNINTIFSKKDITMHILESTGPFMLSRLYEKYKQKNDITLLSADLVTPLTMNEVNLLFSGGANEEIRNKINNSFAIHYFCGSWISKFR is encoded by the coding sequence ATGTATTTGGCTATTAAAAAACATAAGAATATAAAAACATCAAAATCAGATTTATTATCCAATATAGAAAATGAAATTAATTGGGATTGCCAACTTCATAGGTTTTACTATTCTGATCACGTAGAATATAATCAAATAATGATGTGTTCTATTAAACATTTTTTTGAAAATGAATCAGAAGGAATTATTTTAGACTTTTATTTTAAAACTAGTAAAAAAGTAACAATAGACCATTTCAAATACTGCTCTATATTACTTCAAAAATACAGTACAGATGAACGAATTGGTCATATAACATGTGATGATTTTTTAAAGAGAAAAAACGGATCTGATTCATATTTTTTCTCAAAAATTTTGCATACGTCCTTTATATGGGCCAGTTGGCGACGAGTATGGGAACACATTGACAGTCAAATTTTTGATTACGTAACATTTCAAAAAATGTCTATATCTCAAAAAATCTCCATATCCAAACCATTTGATTTTTATTGGAATAATCTAAACTTAAAACCAGATAAATATAACAATGAATCCTGGAAGTCTATATATGAATACACAAACTTAATCAATAATAGATTAAGCATTATCCCTACTTATGGATTATTTAAATCAAACAAACACTCAAAGGAAAATATAGATATTATTCACCCTAAATTTATTGTAGATGACTACATTTTAGACTTAAATTATCAGGAATTAAAATATAACATTTCTACGATTACAAACAACTATCCAGATGGCTACTCATTTATTAAAAATAAATTATTATCATTTTCAAATAAAATCGTAGATCAATTAATTATACCAAAAATCATTCACCAAGTTTATGTAAATCAAGATGGACCGCCTCCATTCTTTAAAAGAATAGCAACCACATGGCAAAAAAAACATCCAGAATGGAAATATATTTTTTGGGATGAAAAAAAAATAAACCATTTATTGGAGTCTGAATTTCCTGATTTCATTCCATTTTATGAGTCATTACCCTATGATATTCAACGCTGGGATACAATACGCTATTTGATATTGTATAAATTAGGGGGAGTATATGTAGATATGGATTATGAATGTATTGATCCTATAGATGTATTATTAGTAAACTCTTCTTGTTGCATGGCTTTAGAGCCAAGTATTAACGCAAAAAAGCACAATAAAAAACAAATAATAAGCAATGCTTTTATGGCTTCTATACCTCAACACAGTTTTATTAAAAACATTATCAATGAAATAATTCAAAACATTAATACTATCTTTTCAAAAAAAGATATAACTATGCATATTCTAGAATCTACAGGACCTTTTATGCTTTCGAGATTATATGAAAAATACAAACAAAAAAATGATATTACTCTTTTATCAGCGGATCTAGTAACACCTTTAACAATGAATGAAGTTAACTTATTATTCAGCGGAGGGGCAAACGAGGAAATAAGGAATAAAATAAACAATTCATTTGCGATTCATTACTTTTGTGGGTCATGGATATCTAAATTCAGGTAA
- a CDS encoding peptidase domain-containing ABC transporter: protein MKIFPNYQQLDSMDCGPTCLRIIAKYYGRSLSMKLLRDKCFMTREGVSMLGLCEAAESIGFHTNGVKITFDQLFNEKIFPCILHWNQNHFVVCYKIKKKHKEIYEIKISDPLGERYSLSKSEFLKCWANSKFEGKDIGIVLFLKPTPEFYKENDISGKNEATFIYYLRYLRPYRSQLIQITVGLIIGSILSFILPFLTQSIVDQGISNGDLGFISLVLISQLFLFATQLIIEFIRNWITLHINSRISISLISDFLNKLMKLPISFFNTKNIGDIMQRIEDNSRIKSFLTGSSLSVLFSFANFIIFATILSYYSIIILGVFFTGNALYIIWVILFMHYRRKLDAVRFSQASAEQDNLVQLISGMQEIKLNNCEKQQRWKWEGIQINLFNISIKGLALEQYQQIGSIFFSQTAYIIISFISARKVVEGTLTLGMMMSISYIIGQLSGPIGQLISFIQSAQDAKLSLERLREIHNKEDEEQKIEYKTNNIPPSKDISIDNLFFSYDNSDRNYVLKGINLVIPENKVTAIVGTSGSGKTTLIKLLLAIYFPSKGKIKIDNVSLSDLNPHLWRLKSGAVMQDGFIFSDTIANNIALGQDIIDKEKLLHSVEVANIKEFIESLPLKYNTKIGMSGNGISQGQRQRLLIARAVYKNPDFLFFDEATNSLDAKNEKCILDNLNLFYKGKTVVIVAHRLSTVQNADKIIVMDNGLIIEEGTHNQLINNRSTYYYLVHNQLQLGK, encoded by the coding sequence ATGAAAATATTCCCAAATTATCAGCAGCTAGATTCAATGGACTGTGGTCCCACTTGTTTGCGGATAATTGCTAAATATTATGGACGTTCTTTGTCAATGAAACTTTTAAGAGACAAATGTTTTATGACTAGAGAAGGTGTTTCTATGTTAGGCCTTTGCGAAGCTGCTGAAAGCATTGGTTTTCATACCAATGGCGTTAAAATAACTTTTGATCAACTTTTTAATGAAAAAATATTTCCATGTATTTTACACTGGAATCAAAATCATTTTGTCGTATGCTATAAAATAAAAAAAAAACACAAAGAAATTTATGAAATAAAAATTTCAGATCCTTTAGGAGAACGATATTCATTATCAAAATCAGAATTTTTAAAATGTTGGGCAAACTCCAAATTTGAAGGAAAAGATATCGGAATTGTTTTATTTTTAAAACCTACTCCTGAATTCTATAAAGAGAATGATATATCAGGTAAAAATGAAGCAACATTTATTTATTACCTACGTTACCTGCGTCCATATAGATCTCAATTAATACAAATCACTGTTGGTCTTATCATTGGAAGTATATTGTCATTTATTCTCCCATTTCTTACTCAATCTATAGTTGATCAGGGTATTTCAAATGGTGATCTAGGCTTTATATCATTAGTTTTAATATCTCAACTATTTCTATTTGCAACACAATTAATTATAGAATTTATTCGTAATTGGATAACATTGCATATAAATAGTCGAATAAGCATCTCATTGATTTCTGATTTTTTAAATAAATTAATGAAACTTCCAATTAGTTTTTTCAATACAAAAAACATTGGAGATATAATGCAACGAATAGAAGACAATTCTCGAATAAAATCTTTCTTAACTGGATCGAGTCTTTCTGTTTTATTTTCTTTTGCTAATTTTATTATATTTGCGACTATATTAAGTTATTATAGCATAATAATATTAGGAGTTTTTTTTACAGGAAATGCACTATACATCATATGGGTCATTTTATTTATGCATTATCGCAGAAAACTGGATGCAGTACGATTTTCTCAAGCGTCAGCAGAGCAAGACAATTTAGTTCAGTTGATAAGTGGAATGCAAGAAATTAAACTTAATAATTGCGAAAAACAACAGCGATGGAAGTGGGAAGGAATACAAATAAATCTTTTCAATATAAGCATAAAAGGACTCGCTTTGGAACAATATCAACAAATTGGTTCTATATTTTTTAGCCAAACAGCTTATATTATTATTTCATTTATATCAGCAAGGAAAGTTGTTGAAGGAACTTTAACTCTTGGAATGATGATGTCAATTAGTTATATTATTGGACAATTATCAGGACCTATTGGACAATTAATTAGTTTTATACAATCAGCACAAGATGCTAAATTAAGTTTAGAGCGTTTACGTGAAATCCATAATAAAGAAGACGAAGAACAAAAAATTGAATATAAAACAAATAACATCCCGCCTAGTAAAGATATATCTATTGACAATTTATTTTTCAGTTATGACAATTCAGATAGAAATTATGTCTTAAAAGGAATAAACTTAGTAATTCCAGAAAACAAAGTAACAGCGATTGTCGGTACCAGTGGAAGCGGAAAAACGACTTTGATAAAACTTTTGTTGGCAATTTATTTTCCATCTAAAGGAAAAATAAAAATAGATAATGTATCTTTAAGTGATTTAAATCCTCATCTTTGGAGACTAAAATCCGGCGCTGTCATGCAAGATGGATTTATATTTTCAGATACAATTGCTAATAATATAGCATTAGGACAAGATATTATTGATAAAGAAAAATTATTACATTCTGTAGAGGTTGCTAATATAAAAGAATTTATTGAATCACTCCCTCTAAAATATAATACAAAAATTGGAATGTCAGGAAATGGGATAAGTCAAGGACAACGCCAACGGCTCTTAATTGCAAGAGCAGTATACAAGAATCCCGATTTTTTATTCTTTGATGAAGCAACTAACTCATTAGATGCTAAGAACGAGAAATGCATCTTAGATAATTTAAATTTATTTTATAAAGGAAAAACAGTTGTCATTGTTGCTCATCGTCTGAGTACAGTGCAAAATGCTGATAAAATAATAGTAATGGACAACGGACTGATAATAGAAGAAGGAACTCATAATCAACTAATTAACAACAGAAGCACATATTACTATTTAGTTCATAATCAACTACAACTTGGTAAATAG
- a CDS encoding lantibiotic dehydratase family protein, protein MSYKVFPHFVIRTPLLPFNLLDSILMDYKKMMQLTSNPLIQEAIYIASADLFSELQKLLKDEINDKKNKTRIIHSLVRYISRMSTRCTPFGLFAGCSIGSISDSTSICFSGTINKTVRLDMQYLGCLYNYLVNDPNVKNKIKYYPNDSIYPIDKKIRYIECLDFNSKKNYKIAEIKNSIYIKSILKKAKKGEFIDNLALSIVSDDISFPEAFAFIEELVNSQVLIGELSSSITGEDYFDRLISLLEKINYDKLALESLKEIRCHLKYITHNIGNIEQYYKLEKQIHKLNINYKEKSFFQVDMIKSTTSATLGENIIKELQQTMEFLNKITTLGENHELISFKNEFYSRYGDKEVPLMDALDPELGLGYPLKSTKLEVSSFLSDFHFNDKKNPSTIYLSAFQNILLKKALASISLNSREIILTDDDIKDFNADWTDLPLTIYSLIEVIQSDPNELLIKANYFGGSSGANLLSRFAHTDDKIKDFIKNIISKENEFNSDAISAEIVHLPESRLGNVLFRPHLRDYELVYMSISDLPSENIIQTSDLLVSIRNEKLHLRSQKKGKEIIPFLTTAHFYQNSSNPVYRFLCDMQTQSKRSSIFFSWGDLEYLLPYLPRIKYNNTILSVATWIVEIKDINYLFQIEDDDLLIKSIEKWREKLLIPTNVLLSDGDNYLYVNWTIPLSIRSLFTIIKKRNTVVFKELIFDHNNNVASDSSNGKYFNECIVVFHKKK, encoded by the coding sequence ATGAGTTATAAAGTTTTTCCTCATTTCGTAATCCGCACACCTTTATTACCCTTTAATTTACTTGACAGCATATTGATGGATTATAAAAAGATGATGCAACTAACATCTAATCCATTGATTCAAGAGGCTATTTACATTGCCTCTGCTGATCTATTCAGTGAACTTCAAAAATTGTTGAAAGATGAAATTAATGATAAAAAAAATAAAACTAGAATAATACATTCTTTAGTAAGATATATAAGTAGAATGTCAACAAGATGCACACCTTTCGGGCTATTTGCAGGATGTAGTATTGGGAGTATTAGCGATTCAACTTCAATCTGTTTTAGTGGTACCATCAATAAAACTGTACGTCTAGATATGCAATATCTAGGATGTCTTTATAATTATTTAGTAAATGATCCAAATGTTAAAAATAAAATTAAATATTATCCTAATGATAGTATATATCCTATAGATAAGAAAATTCGTTATATCGAGTGTTTAGATTTTAATTCAAAAAAAAACTACAAAATAGCAGAAATCAAAAATAGTATATATATAAAATCGATTCTTAAAAAAGCAAAAAAAGGAGAATTTATTGACAACTTAGCATTATCTATCGTCTCAGATGATATTTCATTTCCAGAGGCATTCGCATTTATTGAGGAATTAGTCAATTCTCAGGTATTAATTGGAGAACTATCCAGTTCTATTACTGGAGAAGATTATTTTGATCGTTTAATCAGTCTACTTGAAAAAATAAATTATGACAAATTGGCACTAGAATCTCTAAAAGAGATTAGATGTCACTTAAAATACATTACTCATAATATAGGAAATATTGAGCAGTATTATAAACTTGAAAAGCAAATTCATAAATTAAACATTAATTATAAAGAAAAATCATTCTTTCAAGTTGATATGATAAAATCTACAACTTCTGCGACTTTAGGAGAAAATATAATTAAAGAACTTCAACAGACAATGGAATTTCTAAATAAGATAACCACATTGGGAGAAAATCATGAATTAATTAGTTTTAAAAACGAGTTTTACAGTCGATATGGAGACAAAGAAGTTCCTTTAATGGATGCTTTAGACCCCGAATTAGGATTAGGATATCCATTAAAATCAACCAAACTAGAAGTTTCTAGTTTCTTAAGTGATTTCCATTTTAATGACAAAAAAAATCCATCGACAATTTATTTGAGCGCATTTCAAAATATTTTATTAAAAAAAGCACTAGCGTCTATTTCCTTAAATAGTAGAGAAATTATACTAACTGATGATGATATAAAAGATTTTAATGCAGATTGGACTGATTTACCTTTGACAATTTATTCATTAATTGAAGTTATTCAGTCTGATCCAAATGAGTTGTTAATTAAGGCAAATTATTTTGGGGGAAGTTCTGGAGCAAATTTATTGTCGAGGTTTGCTCATACCGATGATAAAATTAAAGATTTTATAAAAAATATTATTTCTAAAGAAAATGAATTTAATTCCGATGCAATATCTGCAGAAATAGTTCATCTTCCTGAATCTAGATTAGGAAATGTATTATTTCGTCCTCATTTAAGAGATTATGAATTAGTGTATATGTCTATTTCTGACTTACCTAGTGAGAATATAATTCAAACATCTGATTTATTAGTATCTATAAGGAATGAAAAATTGCACTTACGTTCCCAGAAAAAAGGAAAAGAAATAATCCCTTTTTTAACAACCGCGCATTTTTATCAAAATAGTTCTAATCCAGTTTATCGTTTCTTATGCGATATGCAGACACAGTCTAAGAGATCTTCCATTTTTTTTAGTTGGGGGGATCTAGAATATCTTTTGCCTTACCTACCTCGTATAAAATACAATAACACTATTCTATCAGTTGCTACTTGGATTGTTGAAATTAAGGATATTAATTATTTATTTCAAATTGAAGATGATGATTTATTGATTAAAAGTATCGAAAAATGGAGAGAAAAACTATTAATTCCGACAAATGTATTATTATCAGATGGAGATAACTATTTGTATGTTAACTGGACTATTCCTTTAAGCATAAGATCATTATTTACAATAATAAAAAAAAGAAATACTGTTGTTTTTAAAGAATTGATATTTGATCATAATAATAATGTTGCTTCAGACAGTAGCAATGGAAAGTATTTCAATGAATGTATTGTTGTTTTTCATAAAAAAAAATAA
- a CDS encoding class I lanthipeptide: MIDVLFIIIYFFNLIFITMKKLKKLRLSKETIASLDENVLDSVKGGWSGGCTDGCTGTTSWLCTNFNCTKRDCTADCGTVSCRTYAVCTL, translated from the coding sequence ATGATTGATGTATTATTCATCATTATATATTTCTTTAATTTAATTTTTATCACAATGAAAAAACTTAAAAAGTTAAGACTTTCTAAAGAAACGATTGCCTCTTTAGATGAAAATGTTTTAGATTCTGTAAAAGGAGGCTGGAGTGGAGGGTGTACAGATGGTTGTACAGGAACTACTTCTTGGCTTTGTACTAATTTTAATTGTACAAAAAGAGATTGTACTGCAGATTGTGGAACTGTTAGTTGCAGAACTTACGCTGTTTGCACCTTATAA
- a CDS encoding thiopeptide-type bacteriocin biosynthesis protein, translating into MKELQRNFIPGSKWIYIKLYTGSHTADKILVKDIMFIISKLKKAKLINKWYFIRYSDPDFHIRLRILANNDFDFASIVNIAFTKLEKLTQSGLIWKVQFDTYNRELERYGKILIEESETIFYYDSECILSIIKDIINCNNENYRWMISLKLIDIFLSDLKLNIDEKYIILNELCDSFKREFNIDNYNKKILSNKFREHRCVLESILDNSIEDENFKKLYLHIKKKTSKTSPVLYKLKSDLQNKMHNIALNDLIKSHIHMTLNRLFSSNNRLYEMVIYDFINKFYKSKIVRNKNKFI; encoded by the coding sequence ATGAAAGAACTTCAAAGAAATTTTATCCCAGGAAGTAAGTGGATATATATAAAACTTTACACAGGAAGTCATACTGCCGATAAGATTCTGGTCAAAGATATAATGTTTATTATTAGCAAACTTAAAAAAGCAAAACTCATTAACAAATGGTATTTTATTCGTTATTCAGATCCAGATTTTCACATCAGATTGCGAATATTAGCTAATAATGATTTTGATTTTGCAAGTATAGTTAATATCGCTTTCACAAAACTAGAAAAATTAACACAAAGTGGATTAATATGGAAAGTACAGTTTGACACATATAATAGAGAACTAGAGCGATATGGAAAAATATTAATCGAAGAATCAGAAACTATATTTTATTATGACAGTGAATGTATATTGTCAATTATTAAAGATATAATTAATTGTAATAATGAAAATTACAGATGGATGATATCTTTAAAATTAATAGATATTTTTCTTTCAGATTTAAAACTAAATATTGATGAAAAATATATAATTTTAAATGAACTATGCGATTCATTTAAACGTGAATTCAACATTGACAATTACAATAAAAAAATATTAAGTAATAAATTTAGGGAACATAGATGCGTACTAGAATCTATATTAGACAATTCTATTGAAGATGAAAATTTCAAAAAACTATATTTGCATATTAAAAAGAAAACATCAAAAACAAGTCCTGTGCTATATAAATTAAAGTCTGATTTACAAAACAAGATGCACAATATAGCACTAAATGATTTAATAAAAAGCCATATCCATATGACTTTAAATCGTCTTTTTAGTTCTAATAATCGTTTGTATGAAATGGTTATTTATGATTTTATAAATAAATTCTACAAAAGCAAAATTGTCAGAAATAAGAATAAATTTATTTAG
- a CDS encoding lanthionine synthetase C family protein, with protein sequence MKDSKCNQLISSIADRISLSKAFGDIGLLSGSMGEIIFLYEYSKIDKKYLEYAEKKFDHMYESIYNGNIFHSYCSGLPGICVGISYLQEKGILDKNSFISDEIDSYIELKLNKCFNDKNYDFLHGAIGIGLYFLDRFTSNKTKYGKILKDIINFIYINAIFSREGYVRWSSNKFGDNNSDISIAHGSASIIIFLCKLLPILDTTDYYRAKKLIVGTVNFTLSLEQDTNIFNSYFPYSYNLATKEKENSRLAWCYGDLGISYSLLEAATVLNNNQWHKKAMEIFNYSISRTELEKNFIHDASLCHGTIGIALIFYKLYIRTNDMKFLHITQYWIKKTLEFCNPNESIDSFKLYFEINENKWSNRTGILEGLAGIGLTLNSYNNRDNADWSKFLLLY encoded by the coding sequence ATGAAAGATAGTAAATGTAATCAGTTAATTTCATCAATCGCAGATAGAATATCATTATCTAAAGCATTTGGTGATATTGGATTATTATCTGGAAGCATGGGAGAGATCATATTTCTCTACGAATATTCTAAGATTGATAAAAAATATTTAGAATATGCTGAAAAAAAATTCGATCATATGTACGAGTCGATATATAATGGAAATATTTTTCATTCATATTGTTCTGGATTACCAGGTATTTGTGTAGGAATATCTTATCTTCAAGAAAAAGGAATTTTAGACAAAAACAGTTTTATTTCTGATGAAATTGATTCTTACATTGAATTAAAATTGAACAAATGTTTCAATGATAAGAATTATGATTTTTTACATGGTGCCATTGGGATAGGGTTGTACTTCCTTGATAGGTTCACATCAAATAAGACTAAGTATGGTAAAATACTAAAAGACATCATCAACTTTATCTATATCAACGCAATATTTAGCAGAGAGGGATATGTAAGATGGTCGAGTAATAAGTTCGGCGATAACAACTCTGATATTTCTATCGCTCATGGTAGCGCAAGCATTATTATATTTTTGTGTAAACTATTGCCCATTTTAGATACTACTGATTATTATAGAGCAAAAAAATTAATTGTCGGTACAGTAAACTTTACACTATCCTTAGAGCAAGACACAAATATTTTTAACTCATATTTTCCTTACAGTTATAATCTTGCAACAAAAGAAAAAGAAAATAGTAGGTTAGCATGGTGTTATGGTGATTTAGGGATATCGTATTCACTCCTTGAAGCTGCAACTGTTCTTAATAATAATCAATGGCATAAAAAAGCTATGGAAATTTTTAATTATTCAATATCAAGAACAGAACTAGAAAAGAATTTTATTCATGATGCATCACTATGTCATGGCACCATTGGGATTGCTCTAATATTTTATAAATTATACATTAGAACAAATGACATGAAGTTTTTACATATAACTCAATATTGGATTAAAAAAACATTAGAATTTTGTAATCCAAACGAAAGTATTGATTCTTTCAAGTTGTATTTTGAAATAAATGAAAATAAATGGAGTAATAGAACTGGAATATTGGAAGGGTTAGCAGGAATTGGGCTAACTTTAAATTCGTATAATAATCGCGACAACGCAGATTGGAGTAAATTTCTTCTATTATATTAA